A genomic stretch from Sulfobacillus thermosulfidooxidans includes:
- the fliO gene encoding flagellar biosynthetic protein FliO encodes MNSVGVFLNFLWAMALVVALAYFAARLLKKIGWGRVSQAHYLQQIDYLPLGPKRGIALVQIADKTVALGITEQNISLLLEVDEEVIAQQAPAIIAMQETTLSQFAEDLWHKIRRNEGKS; translated from the coding sequence GTGAATTCTGTTGGAGTCTTTTTAAATTTTCTCTGGGCGATGGCGTTAGTGGTCGCTTTGGCTTACTTTGCGGCCCGGCTATTAAAGAAAATTGGCTGGGGGCGGGTCAGTCAGGCCCATTATCTTCAACAGATTGACTATCTGCCACTGGGTCCCAAAAGAGGGATTGCCCTCGTCCAAATTGCGGACAAGACAGTGGCTTTAGGTATTACCGAGCAAAACATTTCCTTACTGCTGGAAGTAGACGAAGAGGTTATTGCCCAGCAAGCCCCAGCAATTATTGCCATGCAAGAAACGACCTTATCGCAATTTGCGGAGGATTTGTGGCATAAGATTCGGCGTAACGAGGGAAAGTCATGA
- the fliP gene encoding flagellar type III secretion system pore protein FliP (The bacterial flagellar biogenesis protein FliP forms a type III secretion system (T3SS)-type pore required for flagellar assembly.): protein MKTRIKRTLWVLATVTLAISTGPLAFAQGPLIPQISVSTHGASSPSQVISILALLTLLSFLPAILLTMTAFTRVITVLAFVRSALGLQQTPPNQVLIGLALFLTFFIMAPTFGQIDHQALIPYLHGQIGLNRAAIKALDPLRVFMYHQTRPSDLALFLHLDHVPPPKNLSQVPTVALIPAFIISELKTAFEIGVYIFIPFMIVDLVVSTVLMSLGMMMVPPTLISLPLKLLLFVLANGWNLVVQSLVMSFHGVR, encoded by the coding sequence ATGAAAACACGCATCAAAAGAACGCTTTGGGTGCTGGCTACGGTCACCTTAGCCATTTCAACGGGACCATTGGCTTTTGCTCAAGGTCCCCTGATTCCACAAATTTCAGTGAGCACCCACGGGGCAAGTTCGCCGTCTCAGGTCATTAGCATCCTAGCGCTTTTGACCCTGTTGTCGTTTCTACCCGCTATTTTGCTGACGATGACCGCGTTTACGCGGGTGATTACGGTATTGGCTTTTGTGCGCAGTGCTTTAGGACTCCAGCAGACTCCTCCTAATCAAGTGTTAATCGGCTTGGCTCTCTTTCTGACTTTTTTTATTATGGCCCCGACGTTTGGCCAAATTGATCACCAAGCCTTAATCCCTTACTTACATGGACAAATTGGACTTAACCGGGCGGCCATCAAAGCTTTAGATCCTTTACGTGTGTTTATGTATCACCAAACTCGTCCCAGTGATTTGGCCCTATTTTTGCATCTAGACCATGTGCCGCCCCCAAAGAACCTGAGTCAGGTTCCCACGGTGGCCCTTATTCCGGCATTTATCATTTCCGAATTGAAAACAGCCTTTGAAATTGGTGTGTATATTTTTATTCCTTTTATGATTGTCGATCTGGTGGTATCGACCGTGTTGATGTCGTTGGGAATGATGATGGTTCCGCCCACGTTAATTTCACTGCCATTGAAATTATTGTTATTCGTGTTAGCGAATGGATGGAATTTAGTGGTGCAGTCCTTGGTCATGTCCTTTCATGGGGTTAGGTAG
- a CDS encoding flagellar biosynthetic protein FliQ, translating to MFDHAIALSQSAMMTTGIILAPILIAALVVGLLVGIFQATTQIQELTLSFMPKLIVVGIMLYLAGPWFLRLLVTFTQNDLSTFWHVAYLP from the coding sequence ATGTTTGACCATGCCATTGCCTTAAGCCAGTCGGCCATGATGACGACGGGGATTATTTTGGCGCCGATATTAATTGCCGCACTTGTCGTTGGTCTATTAGTCGGAATTTTTCAAGCGACCACGCAGATTCAAGAACTCACGCTGTCATTTATGCCCAAATTGATTGTTGTGGGAATCATGCTCTATTTGGCAGGACCATGGTTTCTGAGACTTTTGGTGACCTTTACCCAAAATGATTTATCAACGTTTTGGCATGTGGCATATCTGCCCTAA
- a CDS encoding flagellar biosynthetic protein FliR has product MTLTVSAQTLTQEYFLIAARISGLVFSAPVLSSAYLPRMLKVAIIIMLAAVLAPTLKITVMPSLLWTLGLVIQFAIGVLIGLILSLFLSVFGMAGQVVTYELGLGLAITSNPSLDTSGSFLSEWQTLLALFVFVGSGGLELSVIALHASFQAIGLNVITFPIPALSFVVGLMSSALTMTLLVAFPLMLAGLVVNMAVGILSRAFPQMNAYFLSLPVNFGVSLLVFAAMIPILVGILPNFWNHAFVDVSRLLAILEGKS; this is encoded by the coding sequence ATGACATTAACGGTGAGTGCTCAAACTTTAACCCAAGAATATTTTTTGATTGCGGCGCGCATTAGCGGCTTGGTTTTTAGCGCGCCCGTACTCAGTTCCGCCTACTTGCCGAGGATGCTCAAAGTGGCCATTATTATTATGCTCGCAGCCGTGCTGGCGCCGACCCTAAAAATTACAGTCATGCCCTCGTTATTGTGGACTCTGGGACTCGTGATTCAGTTTGCCATTGGGGTTTTAATTGGTCTGATTTTATCCCTATTCCTTTCTGTTTTCGGTATGGCAGGACAGGTGGTCACCTACGAACTGGGCTTAGGGCTCGCCATTACCTCAAATCCTTCGTTGGATACGAGCGGGTCATTCCTATCTGAATGGCAAACGCTTTTGGCCTTATTCGTATTTGTGGGCTCAGGAGGTTTGGAATTGTCTGTCATTGCGCTCCATGCCTCGTTTCAGGCGATTGGTCTTAATGTTATAACCTTTCCTATCCCTGCCTTGTCCTTTGTGGTCGGATTGATGTCAAGCGCGTTGACCATGACGTTACTGGTGGCGTTCCCCTTGATGTTAGCAGGGTTAGTGGTGAACATGGCTGTAGGAATTTTGTCACGCGCTTTTCCCCAAATGAACGCTTATTTCTTGTCTTTACCCGTTAATTTCGGGGTCAGTCTCCTGGTATTTGCGGCGATGATTCCTATATTAGTGGGTATCTTGCCAAACTTTTGGAATCATGCGTTTGTCGACGTGAGTCGGCTGTTGGCGATTTTGGAGGGAAAATCATGA
- a CDS encoding EscU/YscU/HrcU family type III secretion system export apparatus switch protein produces the protein MMVLSLYLPRPYFASAGEKSQQATPHKKQQLQKQGQHWKSPDFQAALALAVGFVVIRHYLPWAGTRLGEMESTVLQLAENPQGAMASAWLLAFSVMIRILLPLTLPLLLAGLFASSLEKGFRLSFSALKADMTRLNPVEGLKRMFSRDSVWQLFKGLLKVGIMGALAAWVIRQQLANYAGLMVESLGQALSTSLNMLSQVLLVMSVAFFIIGVLDMAYQAYAFQLKIRMTTQEVRDELKETEGNPQVKGKRREMARRIWRSGVRQVKNAQVVITNPTHYAVALKWDEKIMPAPVVIAKGADEMAYNIREIAIRHGVPLVENPPLARSLYDVPIGHVILEEHYQAVADILAFLIRKRQAHRMERRR, from the coding sequence ATGATGGTTTTGAGTCTTTACCTTCCTCGTCCTTATTTCGCGTCTGCTGGCGAAAAAAGTCAACAAGCCACTCCCCATAAAAAGCAGCAATTACAAAAACAGGGACAACACTGGAAAAGCCCAGATTTTCAGGCGGCCTTAGCTTTAGCCGTGGGTTTTGTCGTGATTCGTCACTATTTGCCATGGGCTGGAACCAGGTTAGGCGAGATGGAATCGACGGTACTGCAACTAGCCGAAAATCCGCAAGGGGCCATGGCTTCGGCATGGCTTTTAGCATTTTCGGTAATGATCCGCATTCTATTACCCCTGACGCTTCCTTTACTTCTGGCGGGATTATTCGCTAGTAGTCTAGAAAAAGGCTTTAGACTGTCATTCAGCGCCCTTAAAGCGGATATGACCCGTTTGAACCCGGTTGAAGGACTCAAACGCATGTTTTCTCGAGATAGTGTTTGGCAGCTTTTTAAAGGTCTATTAAAAGTGGGAATCATGGGGGCCTTAGCCGCCTGGGTTATTCGCCAACAATTGGCCAATTACGCGGGGCTCATGGTGGAATCCCTCGGTCAAGCGTTAAGTACGTCACTCAATATGTTAAGTCAGGTCCTGTTAGTGATGTCCGTCGCCTTTTTCATCATTGGTGTCTTAGACATGGCTTATCAAGCCTATGCCTTTCAATTGAAAATTCGCATGACCACCCAAGAGGTGCGGGATGAATTGAAAGAAACGGAAGGCAATCCCCAAGTTAAAGGCAAACGGCGGGAAATGGCGCGCCGCATTTGGCGTTCCGGGGTGCGGCAAGTGAAAAATGCACAAGTCGTCATCACCAACCCGACCCACTATGCCGTGGCATTGAAATGGGATGAGAAGATTATGCCGGCTCCCGTGGTGATTGCCAAAGGGGCAGATGAAATGGCTTACAACATCCGCGAAATCGCTATCCGCCATGGGGTGCCGTTGGTGGAAAATCCTCCTCTGGCACGTTCACTTTACGACGTGCCGATTGGCCATGTGATTTTAGAAGAACATTATCAGGCGGTGGCCGATATTTTGGCGTTTTTAATCCGGAAACGCCAGGCTCACCGCATGGAGAGGAGGCGTTAA
- the flhA gene encoding flagellar biosynthesis protein FlhA — translation MAKSRALLKEAFVPVAAVIAILMLVIPIPPWALDFFLIINIALSIAVLVSTMFINEVLDLSVFPSLLLLTTLFRLALEVTATRLILLSGDPGSVIQTFGRLVVGNNVVVGIIIFIILIVIQFMVITRGAERVSEVAARFTLDAMPGKQMAVDAELNAGLIREQEAKKRRQDIEREADFYGAMDGASKFVRGDAIAGIIIVFINIIGGLIIGLSERHLAIATALNTYTILTIGEGITTQIPALLLSTATGILVTRSGSQGTLNKDVLNQLTQLPRVLYIVAIVLFLMAALGLPPFVPLLLGSIAFYGGWQIEQRQKAQKAQEIARQNQQNQELAKKPEAVMQLIGFDVIELEVGVGLVPLVGGQAGQDLRDRIMALRRQITAELGLVVPPVRVRDSLELTLNQYRIRIRGASVATSEVRPDRFLAMGGQELGIDGAILTKDPVFGLPAYWIREDARDRAELAGATVIDAGSILVTHLAEVIRHHAHEILDREEVKKLVDYVKLTHPVVVSELIPDLLTLGEVERVLANLLREKVSIRDMPTILEALADGARTTRDIDLLTEQVRQQLSRHITEPLIKQGFLHAVVLSPAIEQEMKAALEQTDRGTYLNLDPTIAQKVVNALNTQLSKLPQGVPKVVISSPYVRLYFKRLTERLFKDLTVLSYAEIQSDVGIKTMGVVEI, via the coding sequence ATGGCCAAAAGTCGAGCGTTGTTAAAAGAAGCCTTCGTGCCGGTCGCTGCGGTCATTGCCATCTTAATGCTGGTGATTCCCATCCCTCCCTGGGCTCTTGATTTCTTTCTCATTATCAATATTGCTCTATCGATTGCAGTACTCGTGTCGACGATGTTTATTAATGAAGTGTTGGATTTGTCCGTGTTTCCTTCTCTTTTGCTCTTGACCACGTTATTCCGGTTGGCCCTTGAGGTGACGGCGACTCGCCTCATATTACTGTCAGGCGATCCCGGCTCGGTCATTCAGACCTTTGGCCGGCTCGTTGTGGGGAATAACGTGGTGGTCGGTATCATTATTTTCATCATTCTTATCGTCATCCAATTCATGGTCATTACTCGAGGGGCCGAAAGAGTGAGTGAAGTCGCTGCCCGGTTTACACTCGATGCCATGCCGGGGAAACAAATGGCCGTGGATGCGGAACTGAATGCCGGTTTAATTCGTGAGCAAGAGGCTAAAAAACGGCGTCAGGATATTGAGCGAGAGGCAGATTTTTACGGGGCCATGGATGGTGCCTCGAAATTTGTGCGCGGGGATGCCATCGCTGGAATCATCATCGTCTTTATCAATATTATCGGAGGCCTGATTATTGGTCTTTCGGAAAGACATTTAGCTATTGCTACCGCACTTAACACTTATACGATATTAACGATTGGGGAAGGTATTACCACCCAAATTCCTGCGCTCTTATTATCCACCGCGACAGGAATTCTTGTCACCCGTTCGGGATCACAAGGGACCCTCAACAAAGATGTCTTAAATCAGCTGACGCAATTGCCGCGGGTCTTATACATTGTCGCCATTGTGCTGTTTTTAATGGCCGCCTTAGGACTGCCGCCGTTTGTTCCGCTTTTGTTAGGATCTATAGCGTTTTATGGCGGATGGCAAATCGAACAGCGGCAAAAAGCACAAAAAGCTCAAGAAATTGCGCGGCAAAATCAGCAAAATCAAGAATTGGCCAAGAAACCGGAAGCGGTCATGCAATTAATTGGCTTTGATGTGATTGAGCTCGAGGTCGGTGTGGGTTTGGTGCCCTTAGTCGGCGGCCAAGCCGGTCAAGACTTAAGAGACCGGATTATGGCGCTGAGACGGCAAATCACGGCCGAACTCGGCCTGGTTGTGCCCCCTGTCAGGGTCCGCGACAGTTTAGAACTCACCTTGAATCAATACCGCATCCGCATTCGGGGGGCGAGTGTCGCCACCTCTGAAGTCCGGCCCGATCGGTTTTTGGCAATGGGAGGCCAGGAACTTGGCATCGATGGCGCGATTCTCACCAAGGATCCGGTTTTTGGGCTGCCCGCCTATTGGATTCGTGAGGACGCCCGCGACCGGGCGGAATTGGCTGGAGCCACCGTCATTGATGCGGGATCGATTTTGGTGACACATTTAGCCGAAGTGATTCGTCACCACGCGCATGAAATTCTTGACCGTGAAGAAGTCAAGAAACTGGTGGATTACGTTAAATTAACGCATCCTGTCGTTGTTTCCGAACTGATTCCTGATCTCCTGACACTGGGTGAAGTTGAACGTGTCTTAGCCAATTTACTGAGGGAGAAAGTGTCCATTCGCGATATGCCGACCATTTTAGAAGCCTTGGCGGATGGAGCGAGGACGACACGGGATATCGATCTCTTAACCGAACAGGTAAGGCAGCAGCTATCCCGTCATATTACCGAACCGTTAATTAAGCAAGGATTTTTGCATGCGGTGGTGTTATCCCCGGCAATTGAGCAAGAAATGAAAGCGGCCTTAGAGCAAACCGACCGGGGGACTTATTTGAACCTCGATCCCACGATTGCCCAAAAAGTCGTAAATGCTCTCAATACCCAGCTTTCGAAGTTGCCGCAAGGCGTTCCCAAAGTGGTGATTTCATCACCCTATGTGCGCTTGTACTTTAAGCGTTTGACTGAACGGCTCTTTAAGGACTTGACCGTTTTGTCCTATGCCGAAATTCAAAGTGATGTCGGAATTAAGACAATGGGAGTGGTAGAAATATGA
- the flhF gene encoding flagellar biosynthesis protein FlhF, which translates to MIVKRFTGQTVEEALIRAKWELGDEAVLLSSGPAKDRWWKFWERGYQVLAATDYPLPSSTTAPDRVRDTESSRPEIAVTSTSSEPEIRDERLEEIMALLTQMDKKISQVSTPRKGKEHPLFTHLLSLEVDEKWARELTGFLPKGEKDAQLSKLLEILKERIVLAPPLTGDTPHIVVFIGPTGAGKTTTIAKLASKLGLEEGKSVLLITTDTFRVAASEQLQTFGSILDVPVVIAKRPQDVPKFIQDYPADVVLIDTPGNSISEPMGIRSGLSVVKHAKATEVLLCMPATYSRSLFVDTAKKLSQDIPVSLCLTKVDEALVPGPILSALLELKKPVMYVTTGQQVPHDIESAEEGQLMSWLVKGGAYHG; encoded by the coding sequence ATGATTGTGAAACGCTTTACGGGCCAAACTGTCGAAGAAGCCCTCATCCGGGCAAAATGGGAATTAGGCGATGAGGCCGTGCTATTATCTTCAGGTCCGGCCAAAGATCGCTGGTGGAAATTTTGGGAACGGGGTTATCAGGTGTTAGCAGCCACTGATTATCCTCTGCCCTCGTCAACAACGGCACCTGATCGCGTGCGGGACACCGAGAGTTCCCGGCCGGAAATTGCTGTAACCAGCACATCGTCCGAACCAGAAATTCGTGATGAGCGGTTAGAAGAAATAATGGCTTTATTAACACAAATGGATAAAAAAATATCCCAGGTTAGTACGCCCCGTAAAGGCAAAGAACATCCGCTTTTTACGCATTTGTTATCGCTGGAAGTGGATGAGAAATGGGCGAGAGAATTAACGGGATTCCTGCCTAAGGGCGAAAAAGATGCGCAGTTAAGCAAGTTACTAGAGATTTTGAAAGAGCGTATTGTGCTCGCTCCTCCTCTAACTGGGGATACCCCACATATTGTCGTGTTTATTGGCCCGACAGGAGCCGGAAAAACCACGACGATTGCTAAGCTTGCTAGCAAATTGGGTTTAGAAGAGGGCAAGAGCGTTCTTCTGATCACGACAGACACCTTTCGGGTTGCAGCCTCCGAACAACTCCAGACCTTCGGCAGCATTTTAGATGTTCCCGTGGTGATTGCCAAACGACCTCAAGATGTTCCCAAGTTTATTCAAGATTATCCGGCCGATGTGGTCTTGATAGACACGCCCGGAAATAGCATTAGTGAACCGATGGGGATACGCTCGGGACTCAGTGTGGTGAAACATGCGAAAGCGACGGAAGTTCTCTTGTGCATGCCCGCAACCTATTCTCGTTCATTGTTTGTGGATACGGCGAAAAAACTGTCCCAAGATATTCCCGTCTCATTATGCTTAACCAAGGTCGATGAGGCCTTAGTTCCCGGTCCCATCCTTTCCGCTTTATTAGAGTTGAAAAAACCGGTGATGTATGTCACCACCGGTCAACAAGTTCCTCATGACATTGAAAGTGCCGAAGAAGGTCAGTTAATGTCGTGGTTGGTTAAAGGGGGCGCTTATCATGGCTGA
- a CDS encoding MinD/ParA family protein encodes MAEQADQLRAWIKRQSAKVQDEVFERRSQGGRIVAVTSGKGGVGKSQLTLNLAIALQQRGQRVVILDADLGLANINILLGYEPSFTLWDVVQKRVHMKDVLQQGPLGLRIIPGASGISQLASLDEVEISDIIEGFQDLEGECDWLLVDTGAGIAANVLSFVLAADEALVVTNPEPPALADAYGLIKSIWESQGHVRLQLVMNRSKSLKHGEEMGMRVINLAERMLNQPVGFFGVVREDMHAQQAVSRQQPLILLYPNSMAAQDIGDLADQMIYRIKPPKRGRWGHFVHRMSSLWSSLPKEFG; translated from the coding sequence ATGGCTGAGCAGGCCGACCAGCTGCGCGCCTGGATAAAACGCCAAAGCGCCAAAGTGCAAGACGAGGTCTTCGAGCGGCGGAGTCAAGGTGGTCGTATTGTGGCTGTGACATCGGGAAAAGGAGGTGTCGGAAAAAGTCAACTGACCTTGAATTTGGCTATCGCCTTACAACAAAGAGGACAACGGGTCGTGATATTAGATGCCGATTTGGGCCTTGCCAATATCAATATTCTCTTGGGCTATGAACCCAGCTTTACTTTATGGGATGTGGTGCAAAAACGCGTGCATATGAAAGATGTGCTCCAACAAGGGCCGCTAGGACTGCGCATTATTCCTGGAGCTTCAGGCATAAGTCAATTGGCCTCGCTCGATGAGGTGGAAATCTCCGACATCATAGAAGGATTTCAGGACCTGGAGGGCGAATGTGATTGGTTATTGGTGGACACAGGGGCTGGCATTGCTGCTAATGTGCTGTCATTTGTGCTAGCTGCGGATGAAGCATTAGTGGTAACCAACCCTGAACCTCCAGCATTGGCCGATGCCTATGGCTTGATTAAATCGATTTGGGAGTCACAAGGACATGTTCGCTTGCAACTTGTGATGAACCGCAGCAAGTCCTTAAAACACGGAGAAGAAATGGGAATGCGTGTGATTAACTTGGCGGAACGCATGTTAAATCAACCCGTGGGATTCTTTGGCGTTGTCCGGGAAGATATGCATGCTCAACAAGCTGTGTCCCGCCAGCAGCCCTTGATTCTCTTGTACCCCAATTCTATGGCTGCGCAAGATATTGGAGATTTAGCCGATCAGATGATTTACCGCATTAAGCCGCCCAAACGGGGACGCTGGGGGCACTTTGTCCACCGCATGAGCTCGTTGTGGTCTTCCTTGCCGAAGGAATTCGGATAA
- a CDS encoding flagellar hook-basal body protein: MMNALYTGAAGLLTQHQVLETVAGNLANQNSLGYLAQQSQVVGLLPETVMGQGRLGMVPIGQVITEQAVVSGVNLTPGQVRTTGHYTDLAIMGQGFFVVKTPKGLAYTQDGRFSVNAQGQLVTASGAFVLSSNGQPINVGLTPFSVNAQGQITQNGQVVATLGLVDLPNQGIKALGNSLYQAPRRLPFTGQVMQGAVNTSNGNMTQETMTMLEAEQTYQSLTTLINEESSRLKTAASLSIIA; this comes from the coding sequence ATGATGAATGCGCTCTATACCGGTGCCGCTGGTTTATTAACGCAGCATCAAGTGCTCGAAACGGTGGCAGGTAATCTGGCCAATCAAAATTCTTTGGGATATTTAGCCCAGCAGAGTCAAGTGGTCGGTCTATTACCGGAAACGGTGATGGGGCAAGGGCGCTTGGGTATGGTCCCCATTGGGCAGGTGATTACCGAGCAGGCTGTTGTATCGGGAGTGAATTTGACCCCGGGTCAGGTGCGAACGACGGGCCATTATACGGATTTGGCGATTATGGGCCAAGGCTTCTTTGTGGTTAAGACCCCAAAGGGATTGGCTTATACCCAAGACGGACGGTTCTCGGTCAATGCTCAAGGCCAGCTGGTTACGGCTTCGGGCGCTTTTGTATTGTCCTCTAATGGACAGCCGATTAACGTGGGCCTTACGCCGTTTTCGGTCAATGCTCAAGGACAAATTACGCAAAACGGTCAGGTGGTGGCCACTCTAGGATTGGTTGATTTGCCCAATCAAGGTATTAAGGCGCTCGGCAATAGTCTGTACCAGGCGCCTAGACGCTTGCCTTTTACCGGTCAAGTGATGCAAGGAGCGGTTAATACATCCAATGGCAATATGACGCAAGAAACTATGACGATGTTGGAAGCTGAACAGACTTACCAGTCTTTAACCACCCTCATTAACGAAGAAAGCAGTCGCTTAAAGACGGCGGCGTCTCTCAGCATTATTGCCTAG
- a CDS encoding flagellar hook-basal body protein, giving the protein MFSVMSAGTSGLESQNLWLNAIATNIANNQTPGFGERVSVLASSSGEKLRSAFRSVGNQIIEPSLSLTSGAHLEENVPVFSNQVMATSNPHDVAIDGNGFFVVKTANGSLGYTRAGTLQIDSQGHLELPNGNVMYPPITIPAGSSWYVTPDGTVMAGLPGQAFKPVGQLQVALIPNPAGLISSGYNLYGLSVASGTPVLVKPGQNGAGLLQTSALNASGVNMASELTDLIQAQGAYQMNAKILAISQSLDKGLTQIIT; this is encoded by the coding sequence GTGTTTAGTGTCATGAGTGCGGGCACGAGTGGTCTAGAAAGCCAAAATTTGTGGCTTAATGCCATTGCTACGAATATCGCCAATAACCAGACGCCGGGATTTGGTGAACGCGTTAGCGTTCTTGCATCCAGTTCGGGAGAAAAGCTTAGATCGGCATTTCGATCCGTGGGTAATCAAATCATTGAGCCGTCATTGTCCCTGACCTCAGGAGCCCACCTTGAAGAAAATGTACCCGTTTTTTCCAATCAGGTAATGGCGACATCCAATCCCCATGATGTGGCTATTGATGGTAACGGGTTTTTTGTGGTGAAAACCGCCAATGGCTCTTTAGGTTACACGCGGGCAGGAACACTGCAAATCGACAGTCAAGGCCATTTGGAATTGCCTAACGGCAATGTGATGTATCCCCCCATCACCATTCCCGCTGGGTCGAGTTGGTATGTGACCCCAGATGGCACGGTGATGGCGGGGTTGCCGGGTCAAGCTTTTAAACCCGTGGGGCAGCTGCAAGTTGCTTTGATACCCAATCCGGCCGGGTTGATTAGCTCAGGCTACAATCTCTATGGTTTAAGCGTGGCGAGCGGTACGCCGGTGCTGGTCAAACCGGGCCAAAATGGGGCGGGGCTCTTGCAAACATCTGCACTGAATGCCAGTGGGGTCAATATGGCTTCGGAATTAACCGATTTAATCCAAGCGCAAGGGGCCTATCAAATGAATGCCAAAATTCTCGCCATCTCCCAAAGTTTAGATAAGGGGTTGACCCAAATTATCACTTAG
- a CDS encoding lytic transglycosylase domain-containing protein: MEPLLFWALETLLFNEFQPSSSNSNSPFQNLLSDITNQVLPPSPQANLSGANNSAGIDQAIQQAALSTGLSPALLKAVAMVESSLNPAAISSAGAIGVMQLMPQTAESLGVNPYNAEQNILGGAEYLKSLLDNFHGDLTLALAAYNAGPGAVDHFGGIPPYQQTQDYVQKVLSAYQALASSPEST; encoded by the coding sequence ATGGAACCATTATTGTTTTGGGCTTTGGAAACATTATTGTTTAACGAGTTTCAGCCATCCTCATCGAATTCCAATTCCCCCTTTCAAAACCTGTTATCCGATATCACCAATCAGGTCTTGCCACCATCTCCCCAAGCGAACCTCTCAGGAGCCAATAATTCTGCTGGGATTGACCAAGCCATCCAACAAGCGGCTTTAAGTACCGGATTATCGCCTGCCTTGTTAAAGGCCGTAGCGATGGTGGAATCGTCGTTAAATCCTGCGGCAATAAGCTCAGCGGGCGCCATTGGGGTCATGCAACTCATGCCACAAACTGCTGAGTCCTTAGGCGTTAATCCCTATAATGCTGAACAAAATATTTTAGGCGGTGCCGAGTATCTCAAGAGCCTTTTAGACAATTTCCACGGCGATTTGACCTTAGCTCTTGCTGCTTATAACGCCGGTCCTGGAGCCGTAGACCACTTTGGAGGCATTCCGCCTTACCAACAGACCCAAGATTATGTGCAAAAGGTCTTGTCCGCCTATCAAGCCTTGGCATCCTCGCCAGAAAGCACCTAA
- a CDS encoding flagellar basal body-associated FliL family protein: MKKILSYFLIFLLGAGSGAAALIFGDPSLLSHSPKPVVASLPYNPLTAISVTETGIESNLGSSGHYVSFNVEFNVTKQALTAQGGSPTAATGGTGTGSPELDAKIRNDLITLARSTSYQEFTQSGGISTFKNQVREVLESIFGPGTIGPIYFSSLMTQ; this comes from the coding sequence GTGAAAAAAATATTGAGCTATTTTTTAATTTTTCTTTTGGGTGCCGGTTCGGGGGCGGCCGCGCTGATTTTTGGTGATCCCTCATTGTTAAGCCATAGTCCCAAGCCCGTGGTGGCGTCTTTGCCTTACAATCCGCTTACGGCAATTTCTGTGACCGAGACAGGGATTGAAAGTAATCTCGGCAGTTCAGGGCATTATGTGAGTTTTAATGTGGAATTCAACGTGACCAAACAGGCGTTAACGGCTCAAGGTGGGTCGCCTACGGCAGCTACAGGGGGAACGGGAACCGGTTCTCCAGAACTGGATGCCAAGATTCGCAATGATCTGATTACCTTGGCTCGGAGCACTTCGTATCAAGAATTTACGCAATCCGGTGGGATTTCGACTTTCAAAAATCAGGTGCGAGAGGTCTTGGAGTCCATTTTTGGTCCGGGAACCATTGGGCCGATTTATTTTTCATCACTGATGACGCAATAA